From uncultured Draconibacterium sp.:
ATTTCCCTGGCCGCCCCTTTTGGCTGCCGGGTACCATATTAATATTTATTGGGGCGTATGCCCCTTCTGGATTTAAAGTTGATTATTACAGTTTAATTATTCTTTTAGTTTGCTGTTTATATTTTACCAGGTAGGTACCTTCGGCAAATGGGCTTAAATCGATATACCCCGTTTTTTCAATTGGAATGGACAAAAGCATATTTCCGGCAACATCGAAAACCATAACCGGAACGCTTTGATCAACACCGGTAGCCACAGTAATACCCTGAGTGGTTGGATTGGGGTATATCTTAAAGTTGGATAATAGCATATTTGACACAGAGGTAATAACTAAATTCGCAGTATAAGAACTTTCAAGGTTATTCACCTCTGTGTTTCCCTGTATTCTGTTTCCACTTTCATCTTCCCAGTAATTAAAATCATATCCATCCTTTTGCACTTGTGGCAGAATAAACCCGCTTAACTGGTTTTCGCCAAATGCATTACTACCTATAAAGGTTACACCTGTTGGAATAGTTACACTGGTAAGTTTATTGTTATAAAATGCATAAGCTCCAATATAGGAAACACTATTTGGGATTGTAATCCCATTTAATGCTACCTGCTTAATAATTTCCGGCAAGTCTAATTGGCTACTTTTTAATATGGAGATATTGGTTAAATTATTTAAAGCAAAGGCATAATCGCCAATAGAATCGATTCCTTCGGCTATAGTTACACTATTAAGTTGCATATTGTAAAAGGCACTGTCGGCAATACCTTTTACTTCAATTTCTTGTCCGTTTATATTTATGCTTGCCGGAATAAAGATGTCTTTCTCCGTTGAATTTAAGAAGTTAGTAATAATCCCTTTTTGCTCATTAAAAGTTACATCACCAGCTTTAATTGTATACACATTTACCTCGGTAAATATTGCCGTATATGAAAGATTTAAATTGGTAACTGTTGCATCAGCCTGAAAAGATTTTCCGTTTGAGTCTTCCCAATGGCTAAAGAAAAAGCCGATCTTTTCGGCCTTTGGTAAAACAAAAGAATTTATACTGGTATTATCAAATGCCTTCACTCCAATACTGGTAACACTTTCTGGAATTGTTATAGTTTTCAGCCAATTTCCATAAAATGCTTCTTCGCCAATAACCGTTACACTGTTTGGGATTTCAAGTTCCATTATATGGTTATACCAAAATGCTTTATATCCAATTTCGGTAACACTCTTTGGTAGGGTTACACCTGTTAATTCACATCTTAAAAAAGCATAATCTCCAATACAGGTAACATTGTTTGGAATAAAGTCTATATGTTTTGCAGATCCACCATATGATACAATTTTGCTATTATCAATACTTCCGTCTTCGTTACGTGCATAAATAATTCCGTTTGAAGCCTGACCGCTTACTATACTGATTTGATTGGCATTAAAAGCACCCCCTCCTATTTTAGTTACACTTGTAGGAATACTTATTTTTGTCAAACTATTTCCCATAAAAGCAGCTATACCTATTTCTTCTATTCCGTTTTCGAAATTAACGCTGGTTAGTTGCTTATAGTCAAAGGCTTCTTTTTTGATTGATTTTATAGCAACAATTTTTCCATTCACATTGAAAGTGGCCGGTATTGTAATGTTTTTTTCGACCATGTTGTAATAAGATGTAATACTGCCTGTTGACTCATCAAAGCCCACATCTTCATATTTCAAAATGTAGCTTAAAGACGAAAACATAGCTTCGTATTGAGATTCTAAATTGGTAACAGTGGTGTTTGCCTTAATTAAATAACCATTAGAATCCATCCAGCCATTTAACTCATGATCCTCTTTTTGAGAATCAGGTAAAACAAAACTGGTTAAAATGTTTTCTGTAAAAGCACCGGCTCCAATAAAAAATACACTTTTGGGAATTGTTACACTTGTTAATTGGTTTCTGACAAACGCGTATTTCTCGATCTTATTTACTTTGTTTGGAATAAAATCAATAACATCGGCTGTACCTCCATAAGATATTATGGTGCTCAAATCTTCGCTTCCATCTTCGTTACGCGCATAAATAATTCCGTTTGAAGCTTGCCCGTTTATCTGATTGATTGTATTGTTATTAAATGCGGCTCTTTCAATTTCTGTTATTCCTGCAGGTAAGGTCAGGCTGCTTATCGAATTTAGCTCAAAGGCAGATTCACTAATCGTTTGTGTTCCTGCCGTAAGTGATACTTCCTCAAGTTGATGATCATAAAAAGCCTTTTCTCCTATAACTTTTACCCTAATATTGGCACCATCCACATGAAAACTAACCGGTATGGCAATCTTTTTTTCATTTTGATTGGTATAGCTGGTAATGGTACCGGTGGTTTCGTCGAATGTAACATCATCTAAAGTAAGGATATACAAGGAAGCATCGATAAATTGTGCGGTATAGTTATTATAAGCAGAAACAGAAGATAAATCACGAACGATATAACCAAAACTATCTTCCCAGTGGCTAAAGTTATATCCTTCTTTTTCGGCTACAGGAAGTGCAAAATACCTAAACTCATTGCTTTCAAACGCTCCTTCATGAATTCTGTAAATACTTGTTGGCAGTGATACACTGGTGAGGTCACATCCGTAAAATGCAAATTCACCAATTGTTGTAACACCTTGAGGAATAAAATCCATTTCCGTCGCAGTTCCGCCATAGGATATAATTGTTGTTCTATCTTCACTTCCATCAGAATTTCGTGCATAAATAATTCCATTTGATGGCTGATCGTTTACCATTGTAATTGAGTTATTATTAAAAGCTCCCATGCCAATTGAAGTAACCGTTGCAGGGATTACAATGCTTCTTAATCGATCGCCGGAAAAAGCAAATTCGCCGATTGAAGTTACAGCAACATCGGTACCGTTAACATTGAACGAAGGCGGTATTACAATGTATATTTCATATCTTGTTTTGTAACTTTTTATCTCGCCGGTTAATTCATCAAAATCAACATCATCAAGAGTTAGCGTATATCTTGCCGAGACAAAAGTTGCGGTATAGGATTGACCAATTTTGTTTACTTCAGTATTTGCCATGTACCGGGTATTTTGTTCGCCACCAAGCCAATACATAAATACACTACCTTGTTTTTTTGCATCGGGTAATATCAAACTACTTAAGTTATTACCATAAAATGCACCTCCCCCTATATATGTAACACTATCAGGAATAGTTACATTATCTATTTGATTTCCGTTAAATGCGTTTGCGCCAATATATTTTAATCTTTCAGGTAATACAATTTCTGAAATTTGATTTGTTCGAAAGGCATTCAAATGGATAGTTTCTAAACTATTGGGAAACGAAACTTCTGATAAATTATTTTCAAAAAACGCTTCACCGCCAATAACTTTTACTCCTTCAGGAATAGTAATGCTTGTTAATTTGTTTTTTGAAAATGCACCAGAACTAACAAACGATAGCCCGCTTGATAATTTAACGCTGGCTATTTGATTTCCCCCAAAAGCCCCTTTTCCAATATATTCAACTCCATCCGGAATTAAAAGAGTGGCTATCTTATTATTCGGAAATGCATTATCTGCTATTGAATCAAGGTCGTTACCAAATGTTACAGAAATAATCTCACTATTTGCAAAAGCATATTCTCCAATCGAAACTACGCCATCGGGAATGGTTAAATTAACAATTTGGGTATTATAGAAACACCACTCGGGAATATGCTGAACACTTGATGGAATAGTTACAGAAACAAGTTTACTATCCCAAAATGCACCGCGTTTAATAGTTGTAACCGTATTTGGGATTTTAATATTAGTAATAATTGAATTGGTAAATGCAAGTTCTCCAATTGTTGTAACTGTATATACAGAATCTAAAATTGTAAAACTACCCGGTATTTCAATATCGGTAGCGGTACCATTGTAACCTACTATTGTACCTGTATGCTTTTCAAAAAAAACATCGTCCAGAGTAAGTACATGAGTTGCGCTTGCGCTATATCCAAAAACAAGGAATAACAAATTCAATATTAATGATTTTAGAAAGCAAAAAATCTTTGTATTCATAATATCGGTTTATAATAATTTGAACCTAACACAATCAATAGTGGTCTGTTACTACAACAAATTAAATCAAGAACTCATGTATACTTATGTTGAAAGAATTCTTAAATTATTGAGTTGATTTTTCAAGTGATAATCACCTCCTAAAAGCACAGTCCGATAGTAAAATTTAAACAAGGTAATTTCGATTTTTTTTCATCGGGCATATCAGTAAGCCAGACATCGCCTTCGTTAATAAACATATCAGCAACTTGCTGCAAATAAACATTTTCGTAATCATCACTTTCCAGTTTTGCACTAACAGTATTAAATTCAATACCTACAATTAGCAAACTATACCTGAAATTTAAACCGGTAGAGAAACCAATAGCAACCGGATCGGAATAATAATCGTCGGCATTATCAATATCATCGAAGTATGGCACCGCGACTGTGGCCCAAGCAAAATCAGCTTTAGCATAGACATCAATGGCCATTTTATCCATAGGGCTGTAAGAAAACGATGGCCCTATTTTCGATCCTACCCTGAAAATATCGAGGTGCATTTCCATCTCACTGTCATTATCGCGAAATTTATTGTAATTGGCATATAGGTAATCAACATTTAATCCCAATACCATTTCGTCGGAATTAAGAATGGATGAGAATTGGAAAATATTTCCAAATTCGAATTTGGCACCTGTCCGGCTCATGTTATCTACCCAGCCATCTTTGCCCACATCAAAGTGGTTCCACGACGGTAGCGAATAGCCCCCCCTAAAATAAAATACATTGCTAAGGTCTTGACCAATAGAGCTAAATGATAGTAAAACAATTGTAAATAGAAAAGCTAATTTTTTCATAATAATTGGGTTTTAAAATATTTAATAATGTTTAATATTAGTTGGAACAACTTACACACATACCTTTAACCTCGCCATTCGTAAGTTCTTTTGAATCGCCATTTGAGTTGTATAGCGTACATTCAAATTCGGCTTTCATTACTTTGTTCGAATAGAAAGTTTGTAAGTCGGTGTATTCGAGTAGATGAAACGAGCTATTATTTTGAGTTGCCGGGAGAAATCCCGACGACCATTGCACTCCATCGTTATTAACATAATAAATCAATGCACCATCTTTACCGTTTTCTTCTTCCGATAATGACTCTATCCCGTAGTTATATGTACCGGTATTGTACATTTCAAGAATCTGATTGCACCAAGGAGAGTCGGAGAACGTTTTTAGAAAAATTACTCCGGCAGAGTTATTCGCCGAAAGGCCCTTCATAAAAACAGTACCGTCGTAATACTGATAGCCACCGTTGTTAGTTCCTCCACCCGATATTGGGCCATTTCCATAGCCATCAATATTATACTCCAACTGCACTTTTTCACCATCAATTGTAGCTACAAAATAATACTCAGCGGTAATTTCAAATTCAGTGATTTCTTCTGTTTCGTTTTCATCTTTAGAACAGGCAAGCAAAAATAGTGTGATGCTTAGTAAGTAGATTACCTTATTCATGTTTGTTCTCAGGTTAATTAAATAGTTATATTCCTAAAAAAATTGGGTGATCTTTCCTACTACACTGGGTCTTTAGCTGTGTCACCGGGTTATTTATGTATTTACTGTGTTCTAAATTAAATCATTATCCGGTTAAATACAATACAGACTTTCTATTTATATATAATATAAATAAAGTATTTGTTAAATAGAACGATGTAAAGATAATTTTGCAAAACCTAATTCGGTTACTAAACTTAACCACTATGCATTGGAAATACATAGGTTTAAGACTCGAATGAAATTCGATGAATATATACTGGACGGAAGTCAGAAGTCAGAAGACGGAAGAAAAAGATTTAACAATTCTTTAAAAACTTCGGTCTCCCGACTTCGGTCTTCGGTCAAAAACTAAATTTTATAGAAACTAAAGTAGCTGCAATAATCCCAAAGTTTCGGGAGCAGGGTATTAACCATGAACTTGAAAATAAATTTCGAAAGCCTATAAATAAAAGGATTTTAGGGTTACCTTTCCCCTTTTTACAGAATATATAAGTGGACAAGGAAGGAAGTGCAAACCTCTTTTCAACCATTAAATCAGAAGTGCAACATCAAATTGCAAAAGACATTAAGGAGGCTTTGAAGATGGCCTCCTTTTTTATTTCCTTGTTTTGATTTTACATTCTTTCAGGCATTTCAACTCCCAGTAAGCCCATACCGTTTTTAACTACCTGCCCCACTGAAGAAGCCAGTACCAAACGGAAGTTTTTCACATTGTCGTTTGCTTCACCAAGTATCGAATGATCGTGATAAAACTGGTTAAATTCTTTCACCAGCTCGTAACAATAGTTGGCAATAATTGCAGGACTGTAGTTCTCGCCTGCCTCCTCCACAACCGATGAAAATAAGGATATACGTTTCAGCAGGTCCTTTTCTTTTGAAGAAAGAGCCTCAACAACAACATTTTCATCGATAGTAATATTTTGATCAGCAGCTTTGCGAAGCACCGATTTAATACGTGCATAGGTGTATTGAATAAACGGACCTGTATTCCCGTTAAAATCGATTGATTCTTCCGGATTAAACATCATGTTTTTACGTGGGTCCACTTTCAAAATGAAATATTTTAATGCCCCAAGGGCGATCATTTTAAAAGTGTTCTCGGCATCTTCTCCAGTCAGCGAATCCAATTTCCCTAACTCTGCCGACATTTCGCGTGCTACCTCTACCATGTTTTCAACCAAATCGTCGGCGTCAACAACAGTGCCTTCACGCGATTTCATTTTTCCTGATGGCAATTCGACCATTCCGTAAGAGAAGTGGTACAAATCTTTTCCCCAGCTAAAACCAAGCTTATCTAACAAAATGGCCAAAACCTGGAAATGGTAGTTTTGCTCGTTACCCACTACATAAACCATTTTATCGATCGAATAGTCGTTAAAACGCATTTTAGCGGTACCAATATCCTGGGTCATATAAACTGAAGTACCATCGCTGCGTAAAAGAATTTTCTGGTCGAGTCCTTCGCCGGTAAGATCGGCCCAGACCGAATTATCTTCGCGTTTTGTAAAAGTACCTTCTTCAAGGCCTCTCAATACCTCCTCTTTTCCAACCAGGTAAGTATCCGATTCGTAGTAGATTTTATCGAAACCAACTCCAAGTGTTTTATAGGTTACATCGAAGCCTGCATAAACCCAGTTGTTCATCATTTTCCAAAGTTCAACTGTTTCCTCGTCTTTTGCCTCCCACTTTCTCAATAATTCGCGGGCTGCAATAATTGATGGTGTCTGGTTCTCGGCTTCTTCTTTTGAAATACCTTTTTCAACCAGCTCTGCAATTTCGGCTTTGTAATGTTTGTCGAATTCAACGTAGTATTTTCCAACCAGGTGGTCGCCTTTCATTCCAGTACTTTCAGGAGTTTCACCATTACCCCATTGTAGCCAGGCATACATCGATTTGCAAATGTGGATACCACGGTCATTCACAATGTTGGTCATTACTACCTTTTTACCATTGGCTTTTAATATTTCAGAAATTGAAAAGCCCAAAAGGTTGTTTCTGATGTGCCCTAGGTGAAGCGGTTTATTGGTGTTTGGCGACGAATATTCAACCATAACCAGCTCGCTTTCATCCGTAACCGGTTTAAACCCAAATGAACGGTCAGAATAGCTATTCTTAAGAATATTCAGCCAGTAGTTTTCGCTAATCACAAGATTCAAAAATCCTTTGATTACGTTAAAACTTTCAACGTTTTTAATATTTTCAACGAGGAACGTTCCGAGTTCTTCAGCAGTTTGTTCAGGCGATTTTTTTGAGTATCGTAAAAAAGGAAAAACCACAACGGTTATATCGCCGTCGAAATCTTTGCGGGTATTCTGAACCTGTACCTGGTTTTCCGGTAAATCTGCACCGTATAAAGACTTTATTGCTTCAACGGTTCCTGTCTGAACTAAACTTTCAATACTCATAATTAAACTACTATTTTTTGAGACCGCAAAGATAATACATTACAGCCATAAACAAGAAAAGCCCTGTCGATTGACAGAGCTTTTCCAAAATATTTAATTAAAGCTTATTTGCGAATTTTTGCTACTTCAAATTCTGCTCTACGGTTTTTCTGTTTGTTCGAAATTGTTGTATTAGGAACAGCTGGTTTGCTTTCACCATAGTTGTTTGAACCTACATAAGCGTTATTTACACCTTTTTTCAGTAAGTATTTAACAACAGCCTGAGCACGTTTTTCAGAAAGTGTCATGTTGTAGTTGTCAGTACCAATGTTACAAGTGTGACCACCAATTACAATATCGTATTCTTTAGCGGCATTCAACTGATCGGCCAGTTTATCCAACTCAGCAGTAGCAGCTGGTTTCAACTTGTCACTATCGAAATCGAAGTAAATCGTTGGAATTGAAATTTCGCTCCAATCCGGGCAACCATTGTTGCTTGCAGGACCTGGTTGTGATGGACATTCATCTTCACAATCAATTACACCGTCGCCATCTGAATCAAGCGGACATCCGTCTGCATCTACAGGACAACCTTTTGGTGTATCAGGACATTTGT
This genomic window contains:
- a CDS encoding leucine-rich repeat domain-containing protein produces the protein MNLLFLVFGYSASATHVLTLDDVFFEKHTGTIVGYNGTATDIEIPGSFTILDSVYTVTTIGELAFTNSIITNIKIPNTVTTIKRGAFWDSKLVSVTIPSSVQHIPEWCFYNTQIVNLTIPDGVVSIGEYAFANSEIISVTFGNDLDSIADNAFPNNKIATLLIPDGVEYIGKGAFGGNQIASVKLSSGLSFVSSGAFSKNKLTSITIPEGVKVIGGEAFFENNLSEVSFPNSLETIHLNAFRTNQISEIVLPERLKYIGANAFNGNQIDNVTIPDSVTYIGGGAFYGNNLSSLILPDAKKQGSVFMYWLGGEQNTRYMANTEVNKIGQSYTATFVSARYTLTLDDVDFDELTGEIKSYKTRYEIYIVIPPSFNVNGTDVAVTSIGEFAFSGDRLRSIVIPATVTSIGMGAFNNNSITMVNDQPSNGIIYARNSDGSEDRTTIISYGGTATEMDFIPQGVTTIGEFAFYGCDLTSVSLPTSIYRIHEGAFESNEFRYFALPVAEKEGYNFSHWEDSFGYIVRDLSSVSAYNNYTAQFIDASLYILTLDDVTFDETTGTITSYTNQNEKKIAIPVSFHVDGANIRVKVIGEKAFYDHQLEEVSLTAGTQTISESAFELNSISSLTLPAGITEIERAAFNNNTINQINGQASNGIIYARNEDGSEDLSTIISYGGTADVIDFIPNKVNKIEKYAFVRNQLTSVTIPKSVFFIGAGAFTENILTSFVLPDSQKEDHELNGWMDSNGYLIKANTTVTNLESQYEAMFSSLSYILKYEDVGFDESTGSITSYYNMVEKNITIPATFNVNGKIVAIKSIKKEAFDYKQLTSVNFENGIEEIGIAAFMGNSLTKISIPTSVTKIGGGAFNANQISIVSGQASNGIIYARNEDGSIDNSKIVSYGGSAKHIDFIPNNVTCIGDYAFLRCELTGVTLPKSVTEIGYKAFWYNHIMELEIPNSVTVIGEEAFYGNWLKTITIPESVTSIGVKAFDNTSINSFVLPKAEKIGFFFSHWEDSNGKSFQADATVTNLNLSYTAIFTEVNVYTIKAGDVTFNEQKGIITNFLNSTEKDIFIPASININGQEIEVKGIADSAFYNMQLNSVTIAEGIDSIGDYAFALNNLTNISILKSSQLDLPEIIKQVALNGITIPNSVSYIGAYAFYNNKLTSVTIPTGVTFIGSNAFGENQLSGFILPQVQKDGYDFNYWEDESGNRIQGNTEVNNLESSYTANLVITSVSNMLLSNFKIYPNPTTQGITVATGVDQSVPVMVFDVAGNMLLSIPIEKTGYIDLSPFAEGTYLVKYKQQTKRIIKL
- the argS gene encoding arginine--tRNA ligase; translated protein: MSIESLVQTGTVEAIKSLYGADLPENQVQVQNTRKDFDGDITVVVFPFLRYSKKSPEQTAEELGTFLVENIKNVESFNVIKGFLNLVISENYWLNILKNSYSDRSFGFKPVTDESELVMVEYSSPNTNKPLHLGHIRNNLLGFSISEILKANGKKVVMTNIVNDRGIHICKSMYAWLQWGNGETPESTGMKGDHLVGKYYVEFDKHYKAEIAELVEKGISKEEAENQTPSIIAARELLRKWEAKDEETVELWKMMNNWVYAGFDVTYKTLGVGFDKIYYESDTYLVGKEEVLRGLEEGTFTKREDNSVWADLTGEGLDQKILLRSDGTSVYMTQDIGTAKMRFNDYSIDKMVYVVGNEQNYHFQVLAILLDKLGFSWGKDLYHFSYGMVELPSGKMKSREGTVVDADDLVENMVEVAREMSAELGKLDSLTGEDAENTFKMIALGALKYFILKVDPRKNMMFNPEESIDFNGNTGPFIQYTYARIKSVLRKAADQNITIDENVVVEALSSKEKDLLKRISLFSSVVEEAGENYSPAIIANYCYELVKEFNQFYHDHSILGEANDNVKNFRLVLASSVGQVVKNGMGLLGVEMPERM